In the Oscarella lobularis chromosome 9, ooOscLobu1.1, whole genome shotgun sequence genome, CAAACACTCACGTATATGTCGTCGTACGATGCAGGATGCAAATTGGCTTGGTTCCTGTTTTGCTTCACGACGGGCTGGTCGGGATGGGCCGTGCTCTTTGTGACGTTTGATCGATATTATGCCGTTGCAAACGGCTTGAGAAGATATTCGCGAAAAAAGGCAACCGTATGCCTAGGTCTGAGTGGCCTCGTCacgttcgctttttcgcttctGATTGTCGCCGGTTGGAGCGAGCTCAAAGCGGGACTGGTCAAAGTTCCCAATCGAAAAATTGGGGCGTGTCTTTTGGTCGGAAAAAGTATCACAAGTAAATCTGTCCTCGCTTTTATTGCTGCATATTATTCCGTCACTTTCTATCTACCGGAATTGCTTACGGTTATATTTCTTATCCTACTTCTGGCTATCGCTTGGAGAGTGTCAAAGCGAGcaaacgaaagacgacgactgaATTCCCAACCAAACGTTGGAAACAGTGCCACCATAAATTTGATTCGTTCAAGAGGCTTTAAATTCATTGTTGCAATTATCATATGCAAGATCGTATGCGTTCTTCCGTTGCAGATCTTTAATCTCGGCTTTCTTGCGGGGGTGTTTGATTTTCACATTCCTGTTTATGTATCGGCCAAAATACTGTATTCGGCCAACTTTGTTATTAATACGGTTCTGTACGTGTTTTGGTTGAAGGACACAAACGCTCTGGCACGGATTAAATGTTTCCGAGGCCGAAGTGAAGCAGAAACCACTTCCAACGACAGACGATTGAATAGGAAAATCAGTGATACGAACGTCTAACCGGAATAGGAAAGTGCACTCCAGCAAGCAAATAGAGCAGGAAAATTAGAGAAAGACTGAATTAGTATATAAAGTGAGCGCTGCAGCTCCTGCACGTGACTGTTCTATGGCTATTAATTATCTGGCATACAAGTTGGACTACTGTAGAAGGACTCGTGGTCGGACCGAGCAAAAAAACACATGATTTATATCGATGGACCAAGTAAAGGTCGAGAAGCTACTTTCATGGTCTAAATTTGGCGGTCAGGACCGAGAAGACGCTCGACTAGAATTGATCACGATTGCTCCATCTATTGGGCTATCGCGGGGTGTCAAAAGAGCGCTACTCGACCGAGGCACTCCAACAGGCTGTTTCCGAGGCGATCGAGCGTTAAACGGCAAGGAAGACGTTGGACCGAAGCGTTTTTGCGCACGTTAACGTGCGTTAGCCGCAAGAGGCCGCAAGCCGCAAGTAGTCTCGTTCCcagcccctccccctccgttAATATCACTACggggagagggtctggggacATGCCTTTGATCTCGTTGTGCACCGCTCCCCCCGATTTTGGGTGGGCGATAATTGGATGACGTAGTGGCCGCGAAGTAGCA is a window encoding:
- the LOC136191344 gene encoding rhodopsin-like — translated: MTPARIFNVSVAAFTILLCGFLFVLQILAKQYNSFSYMLMLNLIVTDLSGGISIITSATFIYQTLTYMSSYDAGCKLAWFLFCFTTGWSGWAVLFVTFDRYYAVANGLRRYSRKKATVCLGLSGLVTFAFSLLIVAGWSELKAGLVKVPNRKIGACLLVGKSITSKSVLAFIAAYYSVTFYLPELLTVIFLILLLAIAWRVSKRANERRRLNSQPNVGNSATINLIRSRGFKFIVAIIICKIVCVLPLQIFNLGFLAGVFDFHIPVYVSAKILYSANFVINTVLYVFWLKDTNALARIKCFRGRSEAETTSNDRRLNRKISDTNV